Proteins encoded by one window of Acidobacteriota bacterium:
- a CDS encoding DUF4440 domain-containing protein: MKRLALCLAAGVLWAAPGVAAGEDPADDDPAAVRAQVVERIEAAAAAFNRGDSEEFAAQFWPEGTYEWIVPHSDHLEDRATIEETFHEYFELAPEGSVDHGIDEVRIDGDIAIVSGTYVVAGMGNLSGRVCYVAVAEQRGAAGWRYRHVWAMTPCGPGPRDPGDAIAN; this comes from the coding sequence ATGAAACGACTTGCGCTATGCCTCGCGGCGGGCGTCCTGTGGGCCGCCCCTGGGGTGGCCGCCGGCGAGGACCCGGCCGACGACGATCCAGCCGCCGTCCGCGCTCAGGTAGTCGAGCGCATCGAGGCCGCCGCCGCCGCGTTCAACCGCGGGGACAGCGAGGAGTTCGCCGCCCAGTTCTGGCCCGAGGGCACTTACGAATGGATTGTCCCCCATTCCGATCATCTAGAAGATCGGGCCACCATTGAGGAAACCTTCCACGAGTACTTCGAACTCGCTCCCGAGGGATCCGTCGATCACGGCATCGACGAGGTGCGGATCGATGGCGACATCGCCATTGTCAGCGGCACCTACGTCGTCGCCGGAATGGGCAATCTGTCCGGGCGCGTTTGCTACGTCGCGGTGGCTGAGCAGCGTGGGGCGGCTGGCTGGCGGTACCGCCATGTGTGGGCGATGACCCCCTGCGGACCCGGCCCGCGGGATCCCGGCGACGCCATCGCCAACTAG